Proteins encoded in a region of the Scyliorhinus canicula chromosome 2, sScyCan1.1, whole genome shotgun sequence genome:
- the dtd2 gene encoding D-aminoacyl-tRNA deacylase 2, giving the protein MAARVLLQQCLSARLQVTDAEEAAEYAEIPRGTLIYVCFCKGATVDIVPKMVNTLLNVKLCETNEGNYVSVLDLPANILIIPQATLGGKAKGRNMQYHYNIGKENGKALYAQFVALCEKEFALNCKCVEAGVVVRHGTYGNRQVLQMDTNGPYTHLIEF; this is encoded by the exons ATGGCGGCCCGTGTGTTGTTGCAACAATGTCTCTCTGCCCGCCTGCAGGTGACGGACGCAGAAGAAGCTGCTGAATATGCGGAG ATTCCAAGAGGGACATTGATCTATGTCTGTTTTTGTAAAGGTGCTACTGTCGATATTGTTCCAAAAATGG TTAACACATTGTTGAATGTGAAACTCTGTGAGACCAATGAAGGCAACTATGTGTCAGTGCTGGATCTACCTGCTAATATTCTCATTATACCTCAGGCCACATTGGGTGGTAAAGCCAAGGGACGTAACATGCAGTACCATTATAACATTGGAAAAGAGAATGGAAAAGCACTTTATGCACAGTTTGTTGCTCTATGTGAAAAGGAGTTTGCCTTGAACTGTAAATGTGTTGAAGCCGGAGTTGTGGTCAGGCATGGTACCTACGGGAACAGACAAGTCCTGCAAATGGACACCAATGGACCGTATACACACCTGATTGAATTTTAA